The following proteins are encoded in a genomic region of Homalodisca vitripennis isolate AUS2020 unplaced genomic scaffold, UT_GWSS_2.1 ScUCBcl_7119;HRSCAF=14660, whole genome shotgun sequence:
- the LOC124374054 gene encoding E3 ubiquitin-protein ligase MYCBP2-like: MWCTRDNTSGSMTCVWCALLCRECTGYSISCLSSMRPDRNPGQEVIGAASKRNSHQERRECGPAEKVTLDVQSVAVAGFCAKENVDNSELAILGPSGAGDIAGMMRLDLIFGGRHGARLQDHLQRRLEERKLRQRGKLGSKHNGLKLKGANNRPGPSIQPPPAVTKPPIPISVPLYLLRHPHLL; this comes from the exons ATGTGGTGCACCAGGGACAACACAAGTGGAAGCATGACCTGTGTATGGTGTGCACTGTTGTGTCGAGAGTGCACAGGCTACAGTATCAGCTGTCTGAGCAGTATGAGACCTGACCGCAATCCTGGACA GGAGGTGATTGGGGCCGCTTCTAAGAGGAACAGCCACCAAGAGAGAA GAGAGTGTGGCCCTGCGGAGAAGGTGACTCTGGATGTGCAGAGTGTGGCTGTTGCCGGATTTTGCGCCAAGGAGAATGTAGACAACTCCGAGCTGGCTATACTTGGCCCTAGTGGAGCCGGGGACATAGCCGGCATGATGAGACTGGATCTCATATTTGGCG GTCGTCATGGAGCAAGACTGCAAGATCACTTGCAGCGCAGACTGGAGGAGCGCAAGCTGCGACAGAGAGGCAAGCTGGGCTCCAAGCACAACGGACTCAAGCTGAAGGGGGCCAACAACCGTCCTGGTCCCAGTATCCAACCTCCCCCAGCAGTCACCAAGCCCCCTATACCCATTTCCGTACCCCTGTACCTGCTACGGCACCCGCACTTGTTG